From Xylanivirga thermophila:
CGATGTTTTCAGCATTAAGGCGCATTTCAGACGCACAGATTGCACAAAATGCAGTACAGAGTTTTCTTTGGATAAAGAATATATGGGCTCCGGATTCTCCAATGGTAGATATATTTGGAAAAAGAATAGCTTTTTTTACAGGAAATTGGAATGGTCTTTTTATATTGCCATTGTTAGCAGGGATAACATCATATTATCAAATACAACTTACCAATAAGCAAAATACCAACGCACAAGCTAATGAGCAAATGGGTATGATGAATACTATAATGCCCATTATGTCCATATGGTTTTGTTCCATGTACACTTCCGCATTTAGCTTATATTGGGTTGCGTCCAATATTTTTCAGATAGTCTACATGATTATTTATGATAGAAAAAATAATAAGGAAAAAGAAAACACAGTGGTGAAAGAGGGTGCCAATAAGTGAGAAGTGTA
This genomic window contains:
- a CDS encoding YidC/Oxa1 family membrane protein insertase, which encodes MNFTILMLNMMLKGAQSSKGGFWAGFVGFLSSILEGIYHIIPNYGVAVIIFTVLIRLVLLPLDLKSKKSMQKMNEIQPEVDKINQKYKNDPEKRNKKTMELYQKNKINPAGGCLPVLIQFPILIAMFSALRRISDAQIAQNAVQSFLWIKNIWAPDSPMVDIFGKRIAFFTGNWNGLFILPLLAGITSYYQIQLTNKQNTNAQANEQMGMMNTIMPIMSIWFCSMYTSAFSLYWVASNIFQIVYMIIYDRKNNKEKENTVVKEGANK